A single genomic interval of Candidatus Hydrogenedentota bacterium harbors:
- a CDS encoding IS3 family transposase, with protein sequence MGLSPGKFYDWKKRYGKVNEHNAWVSRDHWLLPWEKEAIVAYFTKHPLEGCRRLAFMMLDADVVAVSPSSVWRVLRAEDLLRPWKGKASKKGTGFVQPLKPHEHWHIDVSYLNISGTFYYLCCVLDGFSRAVVHWDIRGSMTEAEVELILLVAREKHPGATPRIISDNGPQFLARDFKEFIRINGMTHVKTSPYYPQSNGKIERFHKTIKQECIRPRTPLDLQDAKRVVGQYITEYNTVRLHSAIGYVTPQDMLDGRQAEIHAERDRKLEAAREQRRRMRQLNQQAQVA encoded by the coding sequence CTGGGCCTTTCGCCCGGCAAGTTTTACGATTGGAAGAAGCGCTACGGGAAGGTGAACGAGCACAACGCGTGGGTGTCGCGCGACCACTGGCTGCTTCCCTGGGAAAAGGAGGCCATCGTGGCGTATTTCACCAAGCATCCCCTGGAAGGTTGCCGCCGCCTGGCCTTCATGATGCTGGACGCGGACGTGGTGGCCGTAAGCCCGTCGAGCGTGTGGCGGGTGCTGCGGGCCGAGGACCTGCTGCGGCCCTGGAAGGGCAAGGCGTCCAAGAAAGGAACGGGCTTTGTCCAACCCCTCAAGCCCCATGAACATTGGCATATCGACGTGTCGTACCTGAATATCTCGGGGACCTTCTACTATCTCTGCTGTGTCCTGGACGGCTTCAGCCGCGCCGTCGTGCACTGGGATATCCGCGGGTCCATGACCGAGGCCGAAGTGGAGCTCATCCTGCTGGTGGCCCGGGAAAAACACCCCGGGGCCACGCCGCGCATCATCAGCGACAACGGCCCCCAGTTCCTCGCCAGGGACTTCAAGGAGTTCATCCGCATCAACGGCATGACCCACGTGAAGACCTCCCCCTACTACCCCCAGTCCAACGGTAAGATCGAACGCTTCCACAAGACCATCAAACAGGAGTGCATCCGACCCAGGACCCCGCTGGACCTCCAAGACGCAAAGCGCGTCGTCGGCCAATACATCACCGAATACAACACCGTGCGGCTCCACAGCGCCATCGGCTACGTGACGCCCCAGGACATGCTCGACGGCAGGCAGGCCGAGATCCACGCCGAGCGCGACCGCAAGCTCGAAGCGGC